The region GACCTTCTTCCTTTGTGTGACAACTCGACTTTGGCTctcaaacagttttttttccaaactaCACCATCAAACCATCGGGTCGAGTCGAAGGcagacggaggaggaggaggagaaagaaagaaattgcCTGATAAACTTTGTTTATGATCCTTTTCGCACCACTCCGTGCCCGGTGGCCGGGTGGTGGCCGCGGATAGAAGAGTCTAAGtggtaaaatatgttttatgaaaTGATACGCCACCCACATCCACTCATCCACCCCGTGCTTATCGCTGggatttatgctttatgcgtTGAGTATATTGATAAATGCGCGAGAGTCCTTGATGTTTGACTCGCTCGCGATGCTCGTTGAGAGTCGAGAGTTGAGTTAGTTCAAAGCGAACGAATGTAGCCGCACCTCTCGAAACAATGCTTCTCAACTTCGTTTCAATGAGTTGCATTACGAATGGCACCGGATttgcatattctcgtttggcTGAATCCACtttattgcattttccgcTTTGATTTAGTGCTCGTGAAgaatgtttctgttttctgtttctgtcgCTCATCAAGAAGgacacaacgacgaccgcgCCGATAAGCAACGATGCAACAATAATGGCCACTGGCTTCGAGGGAGTCACCATTGCATCGTTGAAGCACAAAGAGCGAAAACAAGTgcagagtgctgctgctactccctcTGCTTGACACCACTAAAGCCTGCCGGCAAAGTGGAGCATAAGAAACGATGGCAAAAGTCACGAACATTGGAAAGATTTCGAAAGCGTTTTATCAAAACCCCATTTTACATCATTCGTGGCACTGGAAGCTAGCTGCTGGTGCGAACAGAACGAAGATGACACTTTTCAGGAAGCTAGCTCAGCgtgccagacagccagccagccagccagccagcaacagcatcagcacaagCGGAGAAGTGTGGAGTGTTGGAACCTTTCAAGCGATGAGGGATTGATGATTcgtgtttttcgcttttgcgcgcgccgtgctggtggtgagggcCATCGCCTCCATCGTGCTCCGTGAATGACGTTAAGAGGAATACTTACCGAAGCTGAACAAACTTCTCGCGTCCTTCTTGAAGCAGCACTACCGCCCCTGCTAGGggtcgagcaacagcagcagcagcagcaaaggcttAACGTGCACTCGCGCATCACgggggaaggaagaggaaaggaacggTTGAAAGACAAACATTTAATGGAATTTCAGACTGAAGTGGCATCCCGGGTTTTTAGGCAGTGCGCATAAAGAATGTTATCAAACTAGACACGACACTGAtggctcggttcggttgatttttAGACCAGATTGACGTTAAGAAAAAGCTCCGCGGTGTTTTCCTGAACATTTCCCCGGCTTCTTGGGCAGCCGCTGTTAGATTGGCGAACATTTTAGCATCAAACCAGCGTGGGCTCGGTATTTCTATTTTGGTGCCAGAATGGCACGCGACGCGCAATTTGCATTTGATCGATTGCAATGATCTCCTCCCGGGTTACGacaacaattttttttttaatcacacGACTTTCTAAGTTAAATTCTAAATCAGTCAAAGCTTCTAACATCTTCGCCGTCTCTAGGAATCCCTTTGTCTCTTCTTGATCGTCGTCTTGTCTTTTCTGAACGAAAACATGTGCATCTTCACACCCATCAACcatgaaaaaatggaattaaatatTAACTTGTTTatttgaagatgaaaagtCCAATTGAATGTATATAATATCATGTCCTGTTGTCTTCAATACTCGCTAATTATGATGATTTTTAATCATGGAGATACATGCGTAATTTAACTCTGTTATTCTAGTTAACACTTTTAGTGTTATTTTTGCAAACGAATTATAGagcattttttaaaaagaatgaaaacaacttgtggaaatttggaaaattttaacttgtttttcaaaaacagcATCCCCGATATAAACAAAAGCATGCGACAGTAAATGTCAAATTTATCCTTCATTTTTCTGATCCTTCTCGCGCGAGGACATCTTAAGTCTCAGCAAGCCTGGAAGAGAGGAGAGTTCCCGGACGTTGCCGTTTGGTCAATCCAAGAACCCCACGAAACTGAactgaaacgaacgaaacaacaaccgTACAGATTCAGTTACATCCCAGGCTCTCCGAACTTAGTAAAGTGGAAAATAATACTTTCGGGAGCGGAAGTCATTTTCGAAATGGCTTTTTCTGTGCTGAACACCGTATCGCGACGTGCGTGCCCTTCGTCACCACTGCAGAACCGCGCCATTTTCCATCATGTGCAGCCGGTGCGTGGCGTTGGCAAGTGGTTCCCGGACCAGCAATTCATCGAGCAATTCAAGGGACCGGTCATGTACCCGGACGTAGTGACCTCGCGCTGGAAGCTACCACCGTGGAACAGTAAAATCGCGCCGGTGGAGAAGACGATCCGCAACCTGAACCTCAACTTTGGACCCCAACATCCGGCCGCCCATGGCGTGCTGCGATTGGTGCTCGAACTGGACGGTGAGACGGTGATGCGGGCCGATCCGCACATCGGGCTACTACACCGTGGTACCGAGAAGCTGATCGAGTACAAGACCTACACCCAAGCGCTACCGTACTTCGATCGTCTCGATTACGTATCGATGATGTGCAACGAGCAGTGCTACTCACTGGCGGTGGAGAAACTGCTCCACATCGAGATACCACTCCGGGCGAAGTACATCCGTGTGCTGTTTGCCGAGCTGACGCGCCTCCTCAACCACATCATGGCAATCGGAACGCACGCACTGGACATCGGTGCCCTCACTCCTTTCTTCTGGTTGTTCGAGGAGCGCGAAAAGATGATGGAATTCTACGAGCGCGTATCGGGTGCGCGAATGCACGCAGCCTACATCCGGCCCGGTGGCGTAGCGCAGGATTTACCACTCGGTCTGCTCGATGACATCTACGAATTTGCAGCCAAGTTCGGCGAGCGGTTGGACGAAGTCGAGGACGTGCTGACGACGAACCGCATCTGGGTGCAGCGCACCGTCGACATCGGCATCGTGACGGCCGAGGATGCGCTCAATTACGGCTTCAGCGGAGTGATGCTGCGCGGTTCTGGCATCAAATGGGATTTGCGCAAAGCTCAACCGTACGATGCGTACGATCGGGTCGAGTTTGAGGTGCCGATCGGGACCAAGGGTGACTGCTACGATCGTTACCTGTGCCGAGTGGAG is a window of Anopheles aquasalis chromosome 2, idAnoAquaMG_Q_19, whole genome shotgun sequence DNA encoding:
- the LOC126569302 gene encoding NADH-ubiquinone oxidoreductase 49 kDa subunit-like, yielding MAFSVLNTVSRRACPSSPLQNRAIFHHVQPVRGVGKWFPDQQFIEQFKGPVMYPDVVTSRWKLPPWNSKIAPVEKTIRNLNLNFGPQHPAAHGVLRLVLELDGETVMRADPHIGLLHRGTEKLIEYKTYTQALPYFDRLDYVSMMCNEQCYSLAVEKLLHIEIPLRAKYIRVLFAELTRLLNHIMAIGTHALDIGALTPFFWLFEEREKMMEFYERVSGARMHAAYIRPGGVAQDLPLGLLDDIYEFAAKFGERLDEVEDVLTTNRIWVQRTVDIGIVTAEDALNYGFSGVMLRGSGIKWDLRKAQPYDAYDRVEFEVPIGTKGDCYDRYLCRVEEMRQSLRIIDQCLNRMPAGEIKVDDAKLTPSSRAEMKHSMEALIHHFKLFSQGYQVPPGATYTAVEAPKGEFGVYLVSDGSSQPYRCKIKAPGFAHLAALDKIGRHHMLADVVAIIGTLDVVFGEIDR